AGTGAAAAATTGGATATCGTGACAGCCATAACCTGGACAAACACAGAGATAATATCGCGATTTTGGGCACAATAATTGTGTGGTGAAAATTGCATATCGTGACAGCACTAACTCAAATTATTAATGATCAAAAGATACACTCTTTTTAAGAATCATctactcaacctcatgtcattagaaaccctgtatgacttcttttttctgcagaacacaaagagagatAATTTAATGAATAGCATTCAATTTAATCAAAGTGCATTTGGACTCACTTTAACattaattttcaaaaattaaaattctgcatcatatactcatcctcatgccattccaaacatgaatgactttcttctgtggaacacaaaagaagatattttgaaaaatgtggttttgtgcccatacaatgcaagtcactGGCGGCCAACCAACGTTCTAAAAatatctgcagaaaaaaagtcatacaggattagAATGAAGAGGTTGAGaatattataacattttattttttgggtgaactcaaAAGCACTCAAGAGTGTCAGCAAGACTGTGacaacagaaaagaaatgttcatGTCATTAAGTAACCAAAaccatttttacagtaaaaatgataaaatatcaaGTGGTTTTGACCATTACATTGTGTACACAATCAGTAAACCATGTCTGCTGACAGAATTTAAAAATCCTTCACTCTTGGGTCAAAAAgcgacaaacccaactgttgggatataaataaaaatctgctaggttgtcttcatttaaaatgctgggttgttttaatcaTTTCTTGGGTTGATTTAACCCAACGGGtagtttgtccctttttgacccaatccTGAGTTAAAATTAACCCACAGTGTTCAAGCAGTGATTGAAAAtgtcagatgttttttttatttaagatttaagaaCACTTTAAGGCCAATATTTTGTTCAGGCAGAGAATATGGCCAAAGTGACATTCACTATATCACCATGCCAAAAATGGCCCAGCTTGAAATGGCACATCTTTAACTGCCCTAAAAAAATATATCGCTTGCACCAATATTCCAACGAAAACctacaaaaacaaactattttcGCTACTACCATAAAAAAATGGAGAAGCCACTGTATTTTTCTAGTGTCTGTCCCTTACAGCCTGTTGAGGATGGCAGTGCCAGAGTAATAAGGGGAGAAGGTGTCAGAGACAGGTTAACGGTGAGATCGGTCAATGCCAGCAACCTTGTGCCTCTCAAATCCCCCAATCTCGTGTCACTGGCAggccaagagagagagagcgagctgTAGATAGAGAGAGTGAGTCAGGGCGGCACGTGGGGGGCGAAGCTTGGAAGGGTTTTATCGGGTCTAATTACTCCCGATAGCTGTAATTTACAGGTTGACAGCGGGGGGAAATCGGCAAGATTCACACTTCTGCGGGTCAGCATCTGTCGCCATTACGGCGCTACGCTTGTCGACGGCCGGTCAGCGAGCCCGAGGAACGGTAAACAACAAACCGCGTGTGACAGATTAGCGGCGCGGGCTAAAGGACCTTCCACTGACACATCATTTCTCTCACTCCGCGAGTTTGTTTCGCGGCAGCTGTCACCAATAAAACAGAGAGACGGGAGAGAAAAGGGGGAGAGATGGGGTAGCTTGGCTTTTGTTCCAGATCTAGAGAGGTGGGTGGCAGGAGAGGAAGTAGAGTGACCTGTTTAGCAGTCTGGCATGAGCATGCACAGGAATATTCATACAGGAAAACGAGGCACCATTGTGTCAAAAGAGACTTTTTGCTGACTTTCTCGTAACGACTTGCTTTCTTTTTTTAGGGGATGTTACAAATTGCTACAAGATCCAATTATGAGCTGTGTGTGTGgtataattcattaaaagaaGAGTGGGTGAGCGTTTGCTCTGGTTAGGCTGTAGCCCCGTCTCGAAATGCTGTACCTGGCCAAGTTTTTTCCATTAGAACATAGAAATTCATCCAAGAAACTAGATGTTGTGCCAAGTGTACTGATTCTCCCCACTGCAGTCCACTCTCTGCACTGATCCACATTCTCTCCATTTGACTCATTGATGGATTCTGGCAGGGAAACTTTTCCTTGAGCTTCCCTTGAAGGACGTTCTGCTGTCCTGCTGGGCTTGTACTACCACTCTCAAACCACAACGGACCATGCATCATCATCACCTTGATTCAAGATGAAGAATATTTACTGATTTATCTATATCACTTGTTGATAACGTCCTTCTTTCTCAGCTTGGTCTATAAAGTTGTGTTAGGTGCTACCAATCCAATACATGATTTTTAAAGTCAGTTGTAAAGATGTTTTAGCATGTACGGTCAATGGAAAAGGTGTAACTAAAGTAAACTAAACTTGTCAAGGACACTCTCCAGGCCAGATTTTCCACAGCTGCAACTATTTGGCTCTGCTCATTGGTGGGTTCACACAGGCCGCTCCAAGTGCTGTCCAATCACCAAACCCATCCATTACGCTGCCCGGCTATGGGCAGAGCCCAGTGAGGACCTGTCCTGTTTAATATCTAACAGCAGAGTGGTGGCTCTCTATGCCAGCCCCCAGAGTCCCACTGTTCCCACAAGTGCCATATGGGCGGCCCAGCCTTATTCCATTAGCACGGGCGAGACAAGGGTGAGAGCAGGCCGAGGCCCTGGACCTCCCGGTCCTCCCCTAGCACTGCCACAGGGCATGCCCTGCCCACCACCAGCTGCCGGGACCAGTTCCACACCTCGCCGGCCAGACTTGGTCAATGGTTGACTGCAGGAGAAATACGGCACATTTCACAACTTTCAGAGTGTTTACATAGACATTTTGACCTCAAAACTAGGACAATATTcctgcattttattttaaaagttggGTTGAGTGGATTTCAGCAGTTTGTTACATATTGCTTGTGAAAACATTTAATGTTAAACAGAACGAAAAAGGTCAGTGTGTTAAAGACGGATGATATGCAAGAAATTTACATGAATTCAATTGCAGACGCTTTGATCCAAATATAATCCTTGTAAACCCAAGTAATTTATCCTAAGAAATGCTGATACACAAAGTTCCAACGTGCAAGCTAGAACAGGGGCTAAACAATATACACTGTAAACCACTATAAATGACTTTACAGAGAAGCACtaaataaaagtattattaGCTGCATATAGCAACCAAggatttaaacacaaaagagcGAAGGTGAGGTCAATACATTAAATCATTTGTTCATATGTCAACGTGTCCTGTTGGCTATAAATAGACTGTTGACTGCACTAAATACAGCTTTACTACACACCGGCAAGTCttaggaaaaaaacaagcacTTACCGTCCCCAAAGTAAAGACTGAATGCCACTGGAGATATCTAAACGAGTCCTCCACCTGGAGTGGAGGCAGAAGAAGGGAGAGAGTTCAGATGTTCAGATGTTGAGAGGATCACATGGGAATGTCAGTGTGTGTTTCAGCCTGTATCTGCCACAGGACCTGAGGCCTGTTTTAATTAATCATAAAGCTGAATGAAATATTAATCTATTATCACTGCCCACATGTGATCATTCATTTGTCTCTTCTGCTGTTTTTAGCACCCTTAAGTCCCGCTTTCTCTTAATATGCAGCACTTCTGGGAAGAACTGAGGTTGGATTAACCTGACAACACACTTTAATACAGTAAGGGAGCTGGTATATAAAGCCCTAAAATGCACACAAATCTCCAATGAGAGTGTATACAAACACAATAAAGAGGTCAAATCGAAGTAAACAGTGTTGTTGGGAGTATGAAAAtggaggatagttttgtataacTATACACTTCATGGGATAAAGTATGTAAGTATGTGTATTCTAATAAACAGATTTGATTATTTCAGCAGCAATGCCTAATATGTGCATAATATCAAGCATACAGCCATGAAATCTTACAGAATTTTTGCAGATGGGGACTGTTCTGTTCCACCACCAAAATGGCTCTGCTCAAAAAGCAAGGTCTATAAAGAAATTTAGTTTGGTGGCGACGAACTTGGCACACTGACTGAACACCTTTGGGTTGCCCAATATCAGTCCCTGACCTAAATGATGCTTTTTGTAGGCTCTAATTCAATTTTCAACAATGTATACTGTTTTGATGTCTGAATTTGCATGTAGCAACCACATCATTTATCTTTATGGATTCTGCTCATAAACCCAATATCACATTTGGAAACATTAACATACCCACCTGTGAGGgctaaaaaaacatgtattttacatGCGCCACTAATAAGACATCTAAACCCATTTCCTCCCAAAGATTGAAACACTCAATGACACATTCAACAAGGACTCTTTTCAAGCAGCCCACAGGGTGTTTTGCGACACACTGATCAGAATCACGGTTCTCTCGTCTTTGGCTTTGGTCTGGCTGTGTGGCCTGTGATTACTGACAGCAGGATACTACCTTTCTCCTACCCACAGACGCCCCACAGAAGCTTCAGCTCAGGAGGACACAGCAGATCTGAGCGAGAGCAACACCTGTCAGGTAAGCCTTCGCAGTTGACGGCACATGAGGTATGCAAAACCCTCCGCTCTGACGGCTAATCTCCGGTGAGCAGTCGCACAGGGCACCGCAGGCCTCCGCGTGGAGTCACCGGGGGCTAGAGCACAGCAAACTCCCATCTCCTGCGTCAGACAACGCTCACATCTTCCCACCAGAGCGGCGAGAggcagagggagagagggagcgaGAGGGAGGCACTGATGTGCTctaaatacatttcattatCATCATTATGATTATATcactgaatgtgtgttttttgtaatgcGCCGCAGCACGTCTCCCCAGGGTGCTGTCTGCACAGCTGAATAATTAAAACAAGTATGATGAACCATCCGTCACAGTTTCCCATAAGAGTTTGGACTGGATATGTGCAAATAGCTCAGTTGAGGAGAGGTCTGCATGTGAAACCATAAATTAATGTTCAGATTGGTTTGATGCTGCCCTGACTGCAAATAATGCAGCAAAAAAGCAAATGTTGAACTAATGAAgctaaatgttaaattaaatgcTAAAAGTAGAAGACAGTTTCATTTTATAAGTAATCAGCTCTGATATCTatattaaataaggggacaattGCAgtcttaatatatttttatttgttaccTCTCGTATATTAAATTTGATCACTATGTACTTATTTGTTATGATTAGACCCTCTTTGTGTGTTTTAACAATAAGGTTTATGACAATAAAGGTCATgctgtcatttactcatcattACTCAAACACATctattttagacattttttaacGAAATATGAAAGATAGCAGAATTTTAAAAAGTTATGTTTACGGGAACCAGGAACTGCTGTGGTCATTTACtctaattatttaaaaaatattcaagATTCATTCTGGAATAAAAAGCTTTggaatgagtaaattatgacagaattagcATTTATGACTAAGTATTTGTTACACTGATATTGTCAATCATAATAATTTATGTAAATTTGTGCATAGAATGTAATAGACCACATAATAGGAAGCTATTCTAATCACATTAAACGGCTACCAATTGCATTTTGGAGAAAACAAACTTTGCACAGTGAGTGAGCTATCAGTTACTGTTTGCAAAGACGAAGAGCTTTTCCAAACAGCCAGGAACACGGATGAAATGCATTGTGTTCTGATACGCCAAACAGCCCTGTAGGACCAGACTTTATAAATGCAAGAAATTAATCTAAGAGACAAGTGCGGATGaatgtttaatctaaaaatCCCACAAACCTGTGTCGAAACCCCAGTGTCAAAACCCAGAAAATCATGCACAGCAGGTCACTGAAATATTCATACCATACACACTTCATTAAGACTGAAATACACAGAGGCACAGCTTTCATCTTATTATAGAAACAAATGACAGATAGATGAAGGGAAGAGTAAAATATTTGTGCCACAATTACATGTTTGTTTCATAGATTTGTACCgatttgttttattacagattgctAAATCCTTATGACAACTCAGTTACTTTGTGTCTACTGACTGAATTATGCATTGATAGAGACAAAATCGAGAAATAGGACATTTCAACCTGTCAGGGCGCCAAATACAGGACAGATCAAAGCATGTAGGTGTTAATCACTCATATCCTGCAACTTATTCACACAGTTAGGGCTCCTGACCATTCTCATATGCTCAGGCCAATTAATGATCTTTCTCCTGTCTTTTGACATCAAATGAATGTGTTTTCAGTTGATGGATCATGCCAGTATgtcaaatgaaaaatgacatttgtaattttaacacTGAACACAGCTGAGACTGGCTTTCTGCCAAAACATTATACTATTGCATGTATTAGTGTCTGGTTGACAGTTATTGGGATGCTATTATACAAGGACAATTTTAAATGcaatacataaaatgattacaaaataataataactattcatttgaataacaaATAGATAttttcaaatcatttatttacatttatgaaactTTTTATGAAAAagatatcattattattttattattattactgatAATAATAACCATATTCTGCTTCCAAGGAGAGACTTTTGTCAATCTGGCAACCTCGAATAAAGCCCCTCCTCCTCCGGCGCCGTAATTTCCTGGAGACCGGGTTTATTTTGATACAGAAAAATGGCGGCATCGACTACAGCTAATACCTCTGAGAATGCGGGGGAGGCGTCTTCATCCGAAACGGGACCGGACAGTGATTTTTGGGACGCACAGGAGCCGGTGGTGTTGCGGGAGCCGGCGGTGAAGTTGCTGACTCCGGTGAGCGGCGTGGAGCCGCTGTCGTGGTCAGAGGATCACAGACTGGCGGCCTGCAGCACTAACAGCGTGTGTCTCCTGGAGCTGCTGTGTGATGTACACAGTCTCAGTCAAGATCTCGTGCTCCACCGCACTCATGTCCCCGTACCGGACGCCGTGCACGAACTAAAGGTAAACTGTGAACGCGCGTGCAGTCTCGTGCGTCCCTTTATAGCACCTCGCGctaataaaagtataaaatgcACAAGTTGTATTTTTACAGCGAAGATGTTTaacaagaaatataaaataattgaatCCAATAAGTAAAGTTGAAACGTTTACACCTTACGAAATACGCCAAatggtataaataaataaaagattttctacatttgtaaaatattaaaaccagagttcattttcatatAGGTACCTgtcacaggtttgaaaaacCTAATTTTCCTTCACTGtttgtgcatttaaaaacaagttaTAGTTTTGTAAATGTTGCTTATTATATGGACAACTTGTATATCTACAGATTTAATTTttaagcgttttttttttagatcctAAGAAACATACATTTGTTCTAAACAAGTCTCAAACTAAGTCTTTAGTCTAAACGAAGTGTATCTAAACATATTTGCAAATaagtactttaataaataagaaTTAGGAAACAGATGTTGTAGGTGACATTTACTActtgtcaaatattttttcctaacCCTATGATTTCTTACAGGTGGGTCCCGAAAAAGAAGTTCaggctgttaaagaaatgtttgcAAGAAGTAAAGATCCAGTAATAGGCCAAATGACAATGATTGACAGAGTCATGCACCCTCAAAGTGGACGTCTCCATGGAGTCAAGTACACTAGCTGGTCACCATTAGGCTGTGACAGCAATGGCCGCAGTCTCCTTGCCTTTTTAACACTGGACAATCGTCTCACAATCCACGGCAGTCACAAGCATTTGCAGTGGACATCCCTCTTGAACCTAACAGAACTTTATGGTGAAATGCTGAAGTCCAGAAACTATGCCGCTCAGAATGATGGCTCGTCGCCGTGCCCTTTTACTGACTTGGATGAGCTGCAGAGACGGTATCGAATGCAGACGCCTGTGCGCATGGAGTGGTCTGGCCTGTGCAATACGCAACAAGTTCAGACCAACAATGAATGTAAAGACATTAGCACTGTTCTTCTGGCTGTACTTATGGAGAACGGAGATCTAGTTGTGTGGCATTTCAGTTTGCCCCTACAGGGGAAGGATTCAGTGGCGTCCTGCAACACCATAAAGTCTGACCTGTCATCGCCAAACGTGCTCACCTGGTGGGAATATGAGCACAGCGGGCGAAAAATGAGCGGGTTGATCGTGGGTAGCTCAGTTGGCCCTGTAAAGATTCTTCCGGTGAATCTTAAAGCAGTGAAGGGTTATTTCACCCTCAGACAACCTGTGGCGTTATGGCAGGATAAGGACCAGATACCTGCCCACAACATAAAATGCATCACTCTCTTCCATCCGCACCAGAAATGCAACTGCAGCCTTGTGGTGGTCGCACGCGGTTGCTATGTGTTCTGGTGCCTGTTGCTCATCTCTAAAGCTGGTCTCAATGTTCACAATTCCCACGTCACGGGCCTTCATTCCACCCCCATCATTTCCATGACGGTTAGCCGTAAAGACGGCTCAATATTCACCTGCTCGCTCGATGGTGTGGTTAAGAAGCTCACGCCCGTTTTCACAGATGTTGCAGTGGTATTCAAACAGCAGGAGATTGTTCTGCCAGAAGGAGTGGCAGGACGACGTATACACGGTATATCCGTCAGTCCGAATGGTGCCTACCTGGCCCTGGTCTCCAATGAGGGCATGATCAATGGACTCCACCCTGTCAGCCGCACCTACCAGGTGCAGTTCATTACCCTCAAGACCCCCAACGAAGCGGCTGCTGAACTCCTCGAATCTCAAATGCAGAACCTTTTCGGACAGACCGACTTGTTGGATCTGCTGCGATGGCGGGTACTGAAGGACAAATGCATCCCTCCGTTGCTCCAAAAGGAGTTAGACGAGAAGCTCAAAGGATCCAAAGGGTCCACCTACTTATGGCGGCTTAAGCTTTTTCTTCTCCGGACGCTTCACAAATCAATGCAGAAGACCCCTACGCAAATCCTGTGGAGGCCAAACTATAAGGATGGTAAAGTTTTTGTTGATGATGAGGCAGGTGGGGAGGATGAAGATGATGCAGACATTTCAGCTCTAGATGAGTCCAGGCAGGGGGATTCTGATCACTTCTGCAGTGAGGAACGAATGAAGGAGATCAGCGGCTGGATCGAAGAGGTGGAGTCCCATCTGACCCACGAGAATATGAAGAAGGTGCTGGGCGAGGTGTACCTACACACCTGTGTCACTCAAAACACATGTATACCTACCAAAGGTGTGTGTGACTTTCTCACAAATGACCCGGCAAATGAAGACAGGGCTGCCAAGGTGAATCTACTTTTCATAGTTTGAGAATCTACTTCACACAATTTACAcaattttaaattgtaaaaatctacttaaacggacagttcacctaaaaattaaaattctgtcacttaattaccctcaagttgttccaaatctgtgtacatttctttgttctgaagaacacagagaaagatatttggaagaatgcttgtaaccaaacagttcttggccaccattgactaccatagtaggaaaaattgcattgtaaatttctttgttctgttgaacacaaaagaagatgttctgaagaatgtaggaaagcaaacagttctggggcatatttgactaccattgtcattttcctatatggtagtcaatggtggccaaaaactgtttggttacaagcattcttacaaatatcg
The Triplophysa rosa linkage group LG19, Trosa_1v2, whole genome shotgun sequence genome window above contains:
- the gtf3c4 gene encoding general transcription factor 3C polypeptide 4 — translated: MAASTTANTSENAGEASSSETGPDSDFWDAQEPVVLREPAVKLLTPVSGVEPLSWSEDHRLAACSTNSVCLLELLCDVHSLSQDLVLHRTHVPVPDAVHELKVGPEKEVQAVKEMFARSKDPVIGQMTMIDRVMHPQSGRLHGVKYTSWSPLGCDSNGRSLLAFLTLDNRLTIHGSHKHLQWTSLLNLTELYGEMLKSRNYAAQNDGSSPCPFTDLDELQRRYRMQTPVRMEWSGLCNTQQVQTNNECKDISTVLLAVLMENGDLVVWHFSLPLQGKDSVASCNTIKSDLSSPNVLTWWEYEHSGRKMSGLIVGSSVGPVKILPVNLKAVKGYFTLRQPVALWQDKDQIPAHNIKCITLFHPHQKCNCSLVVVARGCYVFWCLLLISKAGLNVHNSHVTGLHSTPIISMTVSRKDGSIFTCSLDGVVKKLTPVFTDVAVVFKQQEIVLPEGVAGRRIHGISVSPNGAYLALVSNEGMINGLHPVSRTYQVQFITLKTPNEAAAELLESQMQNLFGQTDLLDLLRWRVLKDKCIPPLLQKELDEKLKGSKGSTYLWRLKLFLLRTLHKSMQKTPTQILWRPNYKDGKVFVDDEAGGEDEDDADISALDESRQGDSDHFCSEERMKEISGWIEEVESHLTHENMKKVLGEVYLHTCVTQNTCIPTKGVCDFLTNDPANEDRAAKVLMGHIMNKMNKQTFPEYCSLCKEVLPFTSHKQAECKNGHRWLRCVLSYQACQGVTYRRCLLQGSIASVPEPEDPDWIKKILKGPCIFCDSPFY